The nucleotide sequence AATGGAATAAAGCAACAGCGCCTGAGCGATCGTGTGGACAATCCCATAAACCGAGAGCGGACCGCGGGGTAGAATGGTCATCAGGAGACTGATGAGAAGCTCGAAGATAACGACCACCAGGATGAGAACGATGAGCATCTTGACGATGGAGAACCAGCCTCGTCCTTCCGTCGATCCGGCGAATCGGCGCAGACTGAGTACGCGGAGAATAAAGGCGCTGATGATTGCGATTACTCCGATCAATCCGACGACTTGCTCAAACAGCGTCATCAGCAGGCTGGCGAGTCCATCTGCCTCTCGGGCAAACGAATCCAACTGGGCGAAGAGGGCGCTGAGCATGCCGATTGCACTCAGGATGACGATTGATGCGGCTGCAGGTGCGAGAAAGGCATAGACGTATTCCGAAGGAGTCTGCGGGACGAGGCGCAGTGTGATGTCGGCACCGAGTGTCCGCTTCCAGGCTGCAATGGGATAGATGATCGGAATCAACACACAGTAGATGAGAATGCTGAGTGCGGAAACCGTGTAGGCCAGGAGGATCACCAGGCGGGGGAATCCCCCCGGGCCGAATGGGACATTTCTGATGGATCGGACGATCAAGTACAACCCAAGCATCAGCAAGAAATAGAACACGAAGAGAATGACGGCGTGAATCCGCAATCGTCGGACAATCAGCCAGGTCAGGGGGGAGCGGCGTGCTTGCCATAAGCCGAGAAAAAAGGCGATCGGATTGACGTAGGGGAATTGTTCGATGGCACGGGGCTTTGTTGTCATGATGTTGCCCCTGTTGCTAGAGAACTTGGGGAGCGTTTCGCGCAGAGGCGCAAAGACGCAGAGGGTGTGTGGTGGCGGTGGGGCATTATGTTTCTCCCCGGTTGGTTGAATAGGCTTTCTCGAAGAGGGGGAAGTCTGTTCTCCAGAAGAACCGCGCAACGAGGAAGGCGGCGAGGGTCTGGAGCGCGATGGAGATGAGAGCGACAAACTCGTCGCTAAATGTGACGACGGTCAGTTCGTTTGTCGAAGGCAGTGCGAGTGGCAGGGATGCCGCAAAGGCGACAGCAGCTCCGATTGCCAGGTAGGGGAGGATGACTCCGGTTGCGGGCCGGTTGTTTTTGATTCCGGTAACTTTGTCGGAAACGAGGAACCGGAGGATGATGGCGCTGCCTGAAAGGAGCTCCAGTGGAACTCCGAGGGCGAGATTCAGGACCTCTGCAATGGAGCGAATCGATATGAGTCCGATGGATTCCGTGTTCAAAGGTCCCGCAGGAACCATGTGGGCCAGGAAGGGGACGCTCGGGACAAACGCGATCTTCACCTCGACGAGAAGAACGACATAAGGGATGAGCGTTGCGAAGAATGTGCAGGAGGGATCTTCGCCGATGAGTGTGATCGCGCCTCGCTTCATGGCGCGATGAATTCCGACTGCAAAGAAGACGGGAAGAAGTGTATAGGCGGCGGCACAGGCAAGGTGAATTGCCAGAAGTGCAAAGCCGAGGATGATCGATGGGCCGGCCTCGTTTTCGGGCAATGCGATTGTTTTGTCGATCTGCCAGTTCGAAAAGACAATGACTGCACTCCAAAGCAGTGCCAGGATGAGAACAGGTGCAATCCAGCGGGCGAATTTCTTTGAGAGCACGGAGGCCAAGGAGGCCTTCCGTGCTTGCCACAGCAGACGGAAGAAGCGGATGGGCTCGACGTCAGGAAACGTATCCGATGCGAATTGATTCGTCTCGTTTTCGAATTCCGACATCAAGCGTCCTCCGGGGGGGTGAAGGTGTAGTGGAGGACGTAGAGCGTGTCGTTCGTCCAGAAGAGACGGGCGATGTAGAAGAAGATGATGCAGCCGACGCCATAGGCGAGGACGGAGAGTCCTTGCGTGATCAGATAGGGGCCGGTTGCTGAGACTGATCCGGGTGTGAAGTTGCCTCCCGATGCGGCGATGCCGATTATGAGGATCAGAAACATCGGAAGCGACATTACGCAACTGAGCGCGATGAAGAGAAGGATGTACGCACCGTAGACGAGAACGATTTTCCCCCAGGATCGTTTGTATGCCATGCCGGTTTGTTTGTCGAGCGAGAGTGTGCGGACGACAATTGTCGTGAAGAGCGTGATGTAAAGGAATGCCATGACTCCGCGAGTCAGCATTGCGCAGGCGACGCAGAAGATTGTTGCCCAGAGCGGCAGCGATTCTCCGCCGAGCGTGGATGTCATGACTTCGAATCCCTGGATCGTCATGATGGGCGCGATGAAGACGGATGGGATGTAGAAGACAATAACTCCGAGAATGCCGGGAACGAGTATTCCGAAGAGACGATCCATGGAGGAGAGCGGCGCGGCGCGGAGGGGTTCGTCCTGGAGGTATGTTTTTTTGAAGGCCCAGAGAGTATAAACGATCGGTGCCGCGACCACGACAACCACGTTTGCAAGCATCAGCAGGTACATGATCCCCATCAGTGTGGCGAGGACGGCGGTGCTGGTGGTTGATCCACCCAACTGGGAGAGCTGCACCATCGCGTTGGATGCATAGAACGCGGTGGAGAAAAGCGCGAGGGCGAGAGCGTAAGGCCGGACGCGCCGCCAGAGATAGCGGCAGATGGGGTTCTCTTTCCAGTTCTCTACCAGCAACGAAATGAATCGAGCAATTCCGACGCTGGGGAAGACGCCATCTTCCGGGGCATAACTGGGTTGATAGACTGGCGGTGCTTCGGTTACCGGCGTTGGTTCGGCGAGAGCTTCGCGGTGCTCACGTTTTGTGGATTTCATGGGTCACGCCTGAGGCGGATCCTCCTTCCCCAACAGATCGCGAGGGCTGAGTCCGTGCCCTATATTCTGTACGGACCTGGCCTTCGCAGATTCAAAACGTTCTCCGCCTTCCTGCCACAGCCCCTCTTCCCACTCGCGATAAAGCTTCTTAGCCTCTTCGTTCTCGGGATCCATACGGAGCCAGCGATCGAGGCGATCGCGCGCCATCATGCGATTACCCAGGTACAACATGCCGAGGGCTTCGCCGCGGACGGCGACGAGTGTGTCGGGGTGCGCGCGCAGGTACATCTGGAAGGTGTTGACGGCGTCGAGGTAGCGGCCTTCACGAAGGTGCTCGAAGCCCTTTTTCACGGTGGGCGGCATCTCGGAGAGTTCTTCGGCTTCCTCGGCCATGTAGTTGGCTTCGCGGAGGGTCCGTTCGCGCAAGAGGAGGCTGATCAGCGGATCGAGGTCGTCGAGCGCGCCGATCAGCAATGCCATCGCGGCTGGGATTCCAACGATGGTCAGCGCGAGCAGCGCGGCGACGGCTCCGATGGTGAAGGCGCGGGTGCGTTCGATGCCGACGAGGCGGGTGCTGGCTTCGATGGCGCGCATCCAGCCACAGTCGTGCTTTGTCATCATCGGCAGCACCCACTGGGTGGGGAAGAAGACGAGCAACCAGAGGAGGGCGAGGGCTCCGCCGCCGCCAAGCAGGAAGGCGGGGAGTTGGGCGAGGCCCTGTTGCGTCTGGAGGGCATCGGCGAAGTAGTAGCCGCTGAAGCCAGCGAGCAGCGTAAAGAGGAAGAGCCAGATGCTGGTCATGAAAGTCGGAATGATCCCGATGGTGCCGAGGGCCTTGTCGGCGTGGTGCCAGACGTCGCCGCTTGGCATTCGTCCGCGGACGCGCCCGACGGCGACGAATCGCATCCAGGTCAGGATCAGCGCAGCGACGATCAGGACCGTGGTGCCGAATCCGCCGATGATGCCGATCTTCGCGACGAAGGGAATGCGCTCCCAGGTGGACCAATCGGGGTTCTCGGTCATCAGGTTGCCAAGGAAGACAAGGCCCCCGGCGATCCCGACCACGATGGCCAGGGCCAGGGCGGCGGCCAGGCCGGTCTTGATGAATGCCCCGAGGAGGCGCGGGGCGACGGTGCGTTCGAAGGTTAGGGCCTCGGCAACCTGACGCCGGACGGAGATAAGCGGAAGGCGGCGCCGGAGACGGATGAACTCGTTGTCGGCGGCGGCCATCGTGCGGATGACGGCTGTCAGGACGAAGACGCCGACGGAGATGGCTCCACGGGCGAGGACGGTGGCGCGCAGGTCGGATTCCGGGAGCTTGGCCCAGACGAGGCCCATGTAGGCGGCGGTGAGGGCGGCGGCGGAGAGGAGAAGGGCGCCTGAGCGCTCGGCGAGGAACGTGAGGAGATTGACCGCGCGACCGACGCTGTTCTTCAGCCACCAGCCCAGGAGGGCGTCCGCGGCGAACAGGAAGAGGCACGCGGCTCCGAAGCCGGCGGTGGCCAGGACGATCCAGGCCGGGTCCGGCGGCAGAAAGACAGCGGTTCCCACGGCGGCCAGTGCCAGTAGCACCAGGACCGCTCGTCCGGGGGAAATGGGCCGAGCTTTCTTCACGAGGAACGCTCCTGCGAGAAATCGGAAAGTGAAATCGCCGGGGGTAAAATGCCGGAGAGGCGCAGGGAGGGCAATCCGAACCTCGCGCGGTTCGGGCGGGTTGTGGCTGGCCGGATTTGTGCTGACAGACAGGCAGGGCGATGAAACCGTCCTCCCCCTTGATAGGACGTGGCGATGAAGCGGCAAATCAAAGGAACAGCAACGCAACTGCAGCGAAAACTGATCGCTGCGCGCGGACGGCTGCGCGGCGACCGGTTCCTGAAGATCGTTCTGGATTCGGTGAATACGTGCAACCTGCGATGCCGGATGTGTTTCTTCGGCGCCTTTCCCCAGTTGCCGAAGCGCGAGGTCTGGACGCTGGAGCAGTACAGCAAGTTGGCGCGCGAGGCATTCCCGCGGACGCAGACGTTGACGCTGTCCTGCGCGACGGAGCCGCTGCTGAATCCGAAGATTGCGGAGTTCGTGCAGATCGCGAAGGACCACGGCGTGCCGCAAATCAGTATGGTCACGAACGGCCAGATGTTGAACGAGGCGCGTATCGAGGCGTTGGTGCGCGGCGGGCTGACGACGCTGATGGTCTCGATGGACGGTGCGAAGCCGGAGACCTATGAGGCGATCCGCGTGGGCGGCAACTACAAGCGACTCGTCGAGAATCTGAGGACGCTGGCGAAGGTGAAGGAGCGGCTGGGGTCCAGTACGCCCAATGTCACCTTCAACTACGTGCTGATGCGCAGTAACCTGGATGAGGTGGAGGAGTTCATCGATCTGGCGGTAGACCTGGGCGGCGTGGCGGTGGACTTCCGCCATATCGTGCCCTACGACGAGGCCGACATCGCCGACGAGATGCTGGACGAGACGATGTGGACGTCGGAGAGGGTGGAGGCGACGCGGGCGGCGTGCGAGCGCGCGGGCCTGCACATCGTTCGCCTGCCGGTGAAGCCCGACGACTACGTCGATACGGTCGATGAGTGCGGGCTGCCTTTCGAGATGGCGGTGATCCGGCACACCGGCGACGTGACGCCGTGCGGGCACTGGACCGACGAGACGATGGGCAACATCTTCGAGGACGGTTTCTGGTCCGTGTGGCGCGGAAAGCGATATCGGTACGTCCGCAGCCATGTGAATTCGACGTGTCCGCCGGACGCCTGCCGCGAGTGCCTGTTGCGCTCGTTCACGCAGTTGGAGAGCGGGCGGTCGATCTCGCTGCTGACCACGGCCAAGGTCAACCGCGGCGAGAAGTAGGGTTTCCTTCTGACATGACTGGGTGGCGGCTGTTGCTGGCTGGGCTTGATTCCGGCACAGGGCGTGCATTATGGTGGGCTGTTATGCGCCATTGCGTGGAGGTGGTGACGAAAAGCTGCCCGCGCGCCCAGGAGATGCGTCGTTATGCCACACAAGATTTTGATCGTCGATGATGAGAAGAACACCCGCGAGGGGCTGAAGTGGGCCCTGGAGCCGCAGGTGGGCGAGGTGCTGCTGGCCGGAGACGGCGAGCAGGCGTTGCTGATGCTCGGCGACAACCCGGTGGATCTGGTGATTTCCGACCTTCGGATGCCGAAGGTGGACGGCATGGAGTTGCTCCAGCACGTCCGCGAGGAGTTCCCGGAGACGGAGTTTGTGATCTTGACCGGGCACGGGACGGTGGAGACGGCGGTGGACGCGATGAAGTCGGGCGCGTTCGACTACATGATCAAGCCTGTGAACCTGGACGAGCTGAAGCTGCTGATCGAACGCGTGTTCGAACGGCGCGAGCTGAAGCGCGAGAATGAGCGCCTGCGCCGCGAGGTGAACGAGCGGTACGGGTTCGAGAACATTGTGGGCAATTCGCAGCCGATGCAGCGGATCTTCCAGATCATCCGCCAGGTAGCGCCGACGAAGGCGAACGTGCTGGTCCAGGGCGACACGGGAACGGGCAAGGAATTGGTGGCGCGGGCGATTCACTACAACAGCCCGCGGCGGACGAAGCCTTTCGTGGCGGTGAACTGCGGAGCGCTGAGCCAGTCGCTGCTGGAGAGCGAGCTGTTCGGGCACGAGAAGGGTGCGTTCACGGGCGCGGTGAAGACGCGCGCCGGGCGCTTCGAGGCGGCGGACAAGGGAACGATTTTTCTCGACGAAATCAGCGAGACGACGCCGGAGTTCCAGGTGAAGTTGCTGCGCGTTCTGCAGGAGCATGAGTTCGAGCGTGTCGGCGGCGGCAAACCGATCAAGGTGGACGTGCGTGTGATTGCGGCGACGAACCGCGACCTGCGCGAGGAGGTGGAGAAGGGGAATTTCCGTGAGGATCTGTTCTATCGTTTGAATGTGATCAAGATCGATATCCCGGCGCTGCGCGAGCGTTCGGAGGACATTCCGCTGCTCGTGCATCACTTCCTGAACGAGTTCGGGAAGGAGAACGGACGGCAGCTTTCGATTTCGCCCAAGGCGATGCAGATGCTGCAGAATTATTCGTGGCCGGGCAATGTGCGTCGGCTGCGGACGATGATCGAAAGCGTTTCGATCCTGACGCCGGGCAAGGAGATTACTCCGAAGGACTTGCCGGAGGAGGTGCGGGAAGATACGGCGGCGGGCCATCAGTTGAAGCTGACGGTGGGCATGACCTTGCGCGATGCGGAACGCGAGCTGATCCGGGCGACGCTGGCGGACCTGGGAGGGAACAAGGCGAAGGTCGCGCGGACGCTCGGGATCGGGCGGAAGACGCTGTATCGCAAGATGGATGAGTACGAGATCGATCTGGATCAGGGGAAGGACGAGTAGCTGCGGGGGTATCCGACGCGTACTCGAACTCGTACTGAGCGGAGCGGTACTCGTACTCGGTTTTGAGCTTTGGGATTTCGAGTGCGAGTGCGAGTACGTGTACGAGTAGGAGTACGAGGGGAGAGCCGATCGCGCAGAGGGGCAAAGACGCAGAGGGGGCGCTAGGTGGCTTGGCCATCCCTGGCCAAGAGCAGGCCTTTCGCCTGAGGCGAGGACGCGGAGTGTCAGTTTGTGAACCCAGCAGGAAGTTCTGAAGCCTCTGGAGCTTCGGCAAGATCAGCCTTCGCGCAAGGCTCCGGCCCGACAAGTGCACAAGTCACCTCAGGGGGCATCCGACGCGTACTCGAACTCGTACTGAGCGGAGCGGTACTCGTACTCGGTTTTGAGCTTTGGGATTTCGAGTGCGAGTGCGAGTACGTGTACGAGTAGGAGTACGAGGGGAGAGCCGATCGCGCAGAGGGGCAAAGACGCAGAGGGGGCGCTAGGTGGCTTGGCCATCCCTGGCCAAGAGCAGGCCTTTCGCCTGAGGCGAGGACGCGGAGTGTCAGTTTGTGAACCCAGCAGGAAGTTCTGAAGCCTCTGGAGCTTCGGCAAGATCAGCCTTCGCGCAAGGCTCCGGCCCGACAAGTGCACAAGTCACCTCAGGGGGCATCCGACGCGTACTCGAACTCGTACTGAGCGGAGCGGTACTCGTACTCGGTTTTGAGCTTTGGGATTTCGAGTGCGAGTGCGAGTACGTGTACGAGTAGGAGTACGAGGGGAGAGCCGATCGCGCAGAGGGGCAAAGACGCAGAGGGGGCGCTAG is from bacterium and encodes:
- a CDS encoding sigma-54 dependent transcriptional regulator, with product MPHKILIVDDEKNTREGLKWALEPQVGEVLLAGDGEQALLMLGDNPVDLVISDLRMPKVDGMELLQHVREEFPETEFVILTGHGTVETAVDAMKSGAFDYMIKPVNLDELKLLIERVFERRELKRENERLRREVNERYGFENIVGNSQPMQRIFQIIRQVAPTKANVLVQGDTGTGKELVARAIHYNSPRRTKPFVAVNCGALSQSLLESELFGHEKGAFTGAVKTRAGRFEAADKGTIFLDEISETTPEFQVKLLRVLQEHEFERVGGGKPIKVDVRVIAATNRDLREEVEKGNFREDLFYRLNVIKIDIPALRERSEDIPLLVHHFLNEFGKENGRQLSISPKAMQMLQNYSWPGNVRRLRTMIESVSILTPGKEITPKDLPEEVREDTAAGHQLKLTVGMTLRDAERELIRATLADLGGNKAKVARTLGIGRKTLYRKMDEYEIDLDQGKDE
- a CDS encoding radical SAM protein, translating into MKRQIKGTATQLQRKLIAARGRLRGDRFLKIVLDSVNTCNLRCRMCFFGAFPQLPKREVWTLEQYSKLAREAFPRTQTLTLSCATEPLLNPKIAEFVQIAKDHGVPQISMVTNGQMLNEARIEALVRGGLTTLMVSMDGAKPETYEAIRVGGNYKRLVENLRTLAKVKERLGSSTPNVTFNYVLMRSNLDEVEEFIDLAVDLGGVAVDFRHIVPYDEADIADEMLDETMWTSERVEATRAACERAGLHIVRLPVKPDDYVDTVDECGLPFEMAVIRHTGDVTPCGHWTDETMGNIFEDGFWSVWRGKRYRYVRSHVNSTCPPDACRECLLRSFTQLESGRSISLLTTAKVNRGEK